The genomic stretch ATCATGTGATAGGGCATGagtataataaaattattcataGCAAAGAGATGTACCCAATATACAACTCCAAAACCTCCTCGACCAAGCATGTTTTCTTTCGAGAAATAGTCTGTTGCAATTTTGATAGTCTCTAAACTATACAATGGTAACTCGTTATCCCCTTTCTCAATGATTTCTACATCTTGTTTTGCTGTTAATTTACTCTGAGCTGAAAACATGTAATAGTATTAATAATTAGTCGTATCCACTATGACATTCTAATTTATATAGCATCTAAAATTTACAAGATTTTGTTGTCGAGTCAcatcaatttataattttaagttatatattataaactagttttatacgcgcattgcgcgtataggttaatgcccaatgtttatatttaaataaatatttgaaagtatatcaatgcaagattatataggagaagtttatacattggtaattgaatgtcgaattttttatttaaatatctaactcaaagtatatgaatccaagataatatagaaaattcattataattattagtaaaataaatgtttgcaaccttgtaaaatcgatagtctaaatatttggtctaaaaattatagtctaaataaatactacttttcatttgaatttttctaagtgctcttaattttcttttgagtaacattgtcattgtcttcatctttactatttgttctcttcctttttgttggtagtgtgttatttgcaattcggttattgttggtagcatagatgacaacgtcatgcaatgagattatgatataagagctatggactttcctttaggtgttctgcttggggttcatttggttcaaccattattgttgaatgagttattgtggataaagaaatctctagtttaagaaaaaagattaaataaattaataaaaatttgaaaatttaaaatattatgcattccaaagatattaaaaggtagtttctcgcttcaatttgctgggtaatgtgttatttgagtactttcattgtcaacaaatcccccaagtaattaatatgattggtctcaaactattcttttttatttttttcatggtattaaaaaaatacatatgtatcatttttttgtgtaactactaatttatttaattaactactaaaatagagtgattccacttcatcaatttgttgggttattatttgagtactctctttgtcaaccaatccccaagtagttaatataattagcttcaaattatttttaaaaattttttcatagtattaataaaatacttggtaaataaatatataacattattttgtactataactttgatatttaattacaagatattgtaaaaataaaataatggacaatgtaaagaatatcaattgataaatttaaatgtaaagaatctttgcatgatagaaaataaagacaatataactaatgaaattatttcttttatttaatttaatattttgataatgaataattttttcaaataaaggtattgtagacacataattctgaATTAAAggaatacatatgtatcattttttgttgtagttactaatttatttaatttaataatatcattttttgttgtagttactaatttatttaatttaataagagtaatttttgttgtagttactaatttatttaatttaataagagtaaatagagtgagaaacttaattatgtcaaatttgattgagataaatagagtgagaaacttaattatgtcaaatttgattgagatgaggttcgaacctaagacatttcttatagaaattaatgggtaagttaaaagttaaacggaatattaacggagaagataatatttaacggaaaacttaacggataatcataaaaataaggttaaattaggtaatctctattaataatattaatctgaattatcttaaccatctatttgattaaataattcatctgaaccatccatttgattaaataatttgaccgccattttttctacccattttaggcctaactctctttggctcttattagtatagtagatatgattttttttaccaaGGTGTACAAAGAAGAACCCACATCCATATTTGTGAATTATACATTGCCCAAATGTCTTTTCCCAAAAATAATCTTAAGGAAATTCAAAATTGtacatgcaatcaaagtaacaAGAAATTATTAGGTACCTCTACGATAGCCCCTTCTCCTTTTGAAACGGTTGAATAGGGAGACGGCTGAGAGGGCAATCACAATTGCAACCACCAAGCTCACTATTGCTGCAAGCTTCCACCTCGCCAAGTGCTTCCTCCAATTCCAAGTCCGGCCGGCAAGGGTTGCCGGAGCTATAGCCGGAGCAAGGGAAGAAGCAGGAGGGGGCGCTACAATATTAATATGTGACAATTACCCTTGTTAGGATCAACTGTTTATCACTAAGCTAAAAGTTATAGTCCTATGGACTTAGTCCTTATCCGAACAATTCTCTAGTAACCTATTGCTAGATTTGGTCCTTTCAGAATTACTTTCTAAACAAATTTGATGGAAAAGAGTTAATAACATATGAGGTCATCTGAATATAatgattttgtcacgtttagttttaaactttcaaattgactactcgtagtctttctaatttcaaattgttaccgtTCTTGGTCCAAGTTAACAATGCATGATTTTTCAAACTTTCAACCGTGGTCCTCCCGAAAGGATATaaatggttaaaatttaatagttgaagGACTAGTTAATTTAAACCAGGGattataacaatttaaaagtttaaggagTACAATTAATGGAATAAAAGTTTAGAACTAGATGTGACAAAAGCAGTAATATGGGTATTACTTCGGATGAAAAACACAGGCTAGCTGTACAGCTAAAGGTAGAAAACTCACCCTTCTTACTAGTAGCAGAGCAGCCGCCGGACAGGGCAACTCCACGGCGGAGCGCTTCATCAGGGTCACACACGACCACCGCCAGTGGCTCAACAGTTTTAGTCGTCGCGTTCCAGATGAACGCGTCGATTCCTCCGCGGGAGTTtagtcgaatgaaactgtatcCATTTCCCAACTGAGAGCCACCGGAAAGGCTAAAATAGGCCTTTTTGGCATTGGAGTAATTGGTCATGTTGGCACCGGAACCCGCCGGAAAATCAAGAAACGTGAAATTTTGGCGCTTCCACTCCCCACTTCCCCAATAAACAACCCCTCTTCGCTTGATAATCAACTCGTTTGGCTGGTTTGGATTCACCCCCAACTCAAACTCCCCCGGAGAAGGATTTCCATCGCTTATCCACGACGTGAGGACGCGATTAGACGGCGTTTGTGTATCAATGCCTGACAGCCCAAGCTTCATCCCGGGGAAGAAAACGTTGCTAGGATGTTCAAAACTCTGCCAACAAAAATGGCTTCTGTTTGGCGATGTCAGAACTAAATTCCCATCGTCACGCAGAGTTGCACTCGCGCTGTTAAACACCGAACTCTGCCTATCGTTCACCACAAAGAACTTGTCGCTCGATCCGTCGCCGACTATCAGCCGCCCATTCCCTTCCATTTTCAAGAAAAGGCTGCCGGAAAATATCTCATTGGCNgagtaaatagagtgagaaacttaattatgtcaaatttgattgagatgaggttcgaacctaagacatttcttatagaaattaatgggtaagttaaaagttaaacggaatattaacggagaagataatatttaacggaaaacttaacggataatcataaaaataaggttaaattaggtaatctctattaataatattaatctgaattatcttaaccatctatttgattaaataattcatctgaaccatccatttgattaaataatttgaccgccattttttctacccattttaggcctaactctctttggctcttattagtatagtagatatgattttttttaccaaGGTGTACAAAGAAGAACCCACATCCATATTTGTGAATTATACATTGCCCAAATGTCTTTTCCCAAAAATAATCTTAAGGAAATTCAAAATTGtacatgcaatcaaagtaacaAGAAATTATTAGGTACCTCTACGATAGCCCCTTCTCCTTTTGAAACGGTTGAATAGGGAGACGGCTGAGAGGGCAATCACAATTGCAACCACCAAGCTCACTATTGCTGCAAGCTTCCACCTCGCCAAGTGCTTCCTCCAATTCCAAGTCCGGCCGGCAAGGGTTGCCGGAGCTATAGCCGGAGCAAGGGAAGAAGCAGGAGGGGGCGCTACAATATTAATATGTGACAATTACCCTTGTTAGGATCAACTGTTTATCACTAAGCTAAAAGTTATAGTCCTATGGACTTAGTCCTTATCCGAACAATTCTCTAGTAACCTATTGCTAGATTTGGTCCTTTCAGAATTACTTTCTAAACAAATTTGATGGAAAAGAGTTAATAACATATGAGGTCATCTGAATATAatgattttgtcacgtttagttttaaactttcaaattgactactcgtagtctttctaatttcaaattgttaccgtTCTTGGTCCAAGTTAACAATGCATGATTTTTCAAACTTTCAACCGTGGTCCTCCCGAAAGGATATaaatggttaaaatttaatagttgaagGACTAGTTAATTTAAACCAGGGattataacaatttaaaagtttaaggagTACAATTAATGGAATAAAAGTTTAGAACTAGATGTGACAAAAGCAGTAATATGGGTATTACTTCGGATGAAAAACACAGGCTAGCTGTACAGCTAAAGGTAGAAAACTCACCCTTCTTACTAGTAGCAGAGCAGCCGCCGGACAGGGCAACTCCACGGCGGAGCGCTTCATCAGGGTCACACACGACCACCGCCAGTGGCTCAACAGTTTTAGTCGTCGCGTTCCAGATGAACGCGTCGATTCCTCCGCGGGAGTTtagtcgaatgaaactgtatcCATTTCCCAACTGAGAGCCACCGGAAAGGCTAAAATAGGCCTTTTTGGCATTGGAGTAATTGGTCATGTTGGCACCGGAACCCGCCGGAAAATCAAGAAACGTGAAATTTTGGCGCTTCCACTCCCCACTTCCCCAATAAACAACCCCTCTTCGCTTGATAATCAACTCGTTTGGCTGGTTTGGATTCACCCCCAACTCAAACTCCCCCGGAGAAGGATTTCCATCGCTTATCCACGACGTGAGGACGCGATTAGACGGCGTTTGTGTATCAATGCCTGACAGCCCAAGCTTCATCCCGGGGAAGAAAACGTTGCTAGGATGTTCAAAACTCTGCCAACAAAAATGGCTTCTGTTTGGCGATGTCAGAACTAAATTCCCATCGTCACGCAGAGTTGCACTCGCGCTGTTAAACACCGAACTCTGCCTATCGTTCACCACAAAGAACTTGTCGCTCGATCCGTCGCCGACTATCAGCCGCCCATTCCCTTCCATTTTCAAGAAAAGGCTGCCGGAAAATATCTCATTGGCATTAGAGACCCAAATGGTGGTTTTAGCGTTGGCACCATACATGTACTGAATGCCCAAATACAGGTCATTTTGGGTTCCCTGTCGTCTGAGGAACTGTAAACGGAAGAGCTTATTCTGGGATTCCAAGAATGTGAGGGTCCCATTTCGCCCGTCGCTGCTAAGGACCTCATCGGATAATAGCGTGTTTTTTGCGTGAGAAACTACAGCAATCAAAGCAATGTAATTAAGGAGGAGTATGAAGGAGTGCaacattttcaaattgttaAAAGAAATATGAATAAGTGGATGGCCTATATAAAAAACAAGTACTGAAATCTTTGGTTGACCCACCTCCCAAGTCGTGTCTTTGGTCCTAAAGTATCATAAATGTATAATGAATGAAAAACTTTTACAATgcgtttggttgggatgagGGAATTAGGATGGAAAAGACTTGTAATTTggtggaattgtaatttaatgaataaagtaggaattaaaattatagtgtttggtatgcagaaataggagtacagggaattgaagggtaagaagtgacaaaatgactaaaatgtccttaaGTTGTGatagatgttgtagtaatagtagtagtaataataataatgataataataataataataataataataataattctttcaaataataataataatttattattattattattattattatttcaaaaaaaaaattaaaaagacaaGGGTATGAGAAGAGagacaaaattgtctttacaccaatatACTGCCCATCTTCTCCACCGAagtgcaattcatggggggtaccccatgaattgcaattcatcatttggagggaattgcaattctgcggaattgcaattccctccaaccaaacactgtagtttgggaattcactgaattgcaattcgtgtcaacgaattgcaattcccccaaactacatccaaccaacgGGCCATTAtaatttgaagtttttttttgttttttttttttaaagtcaggTGATTTCAATTTCTATAGACTATTCCTAGACTtgcattatttgtgttattCTAAAATTATGGCGGGAACGAATATAgttgtgacaaaatataatgttgacactgatattttttgtgacaaatagttgCTGGTCattcttttttataatatttttgacaacttattttgtcaataaaaatacaattggttAGTACCATTATAAATGAGAAAcaattgtgagaaaaaaaatattattgtcactaatattgtcatttttgtgatgaaattattaaaaatatttgtgacGCCCTATAATTCcgtaacaaaaattactaaattatgaCAATAATTGTGTTGGTTTCAAGTTTTGTcactaatttatgataattgtgacgAGTAATTATTGTTCCTAAGAATGTCATTCTTAGGGATTGCTTGTTCTTCTATTAATGTGGTGCCTTCATCtctaaatttgattcaaaattaatcaaacgAATCAGATGACTATCCTAATGACAATAGCTAATTACTTTTACATTAAGAGCCATCCAATGTAACACAATTTGTATAATATGgtttatcaaatatataatataaaataaattatatataaacaaaatttggTTATGGACCAATTAATCAAATTagttaaagtataatttagttTGGTTGATTAAATAACAATTTTCTCAAATAAATATTCAGTTAGTttgattcaaattaaaattaatcaaattaattgaattattactcTTAACCACATTAGCctattatttgtacattaagaGTCATCCTCTTAGTACAAGTTTTGTACAAGATggttgtatcaaatatataatataaaaatattatatatacatgataaaatattgattaattcgactaattatttgaaacaATCAAAGTGACTAGGTAACAATTTTCCccacaataatttaattttaaattgatcaaattattgaacaagtgtagtctttttgttatttatgtacattatcaaaaaaaataattatttaaaatattaactatagttaattatttcttattatacttaataataataataataataataataataataaaataataataataataataataataataatcattaaaaaaaattttaaaaacaagtGATGTTTTGATCCACATCAGAAAACAATTAAGAAGAGGGCGTTAAGCTCCTTCATTAAAAGGGGAGCTTAACGCCGCCTTATACTGGCGGGATAACAGAAGCCTAAAGCCTAAGGCCTTTCtcgaaacaatttttttaaaattaaagtattaacgGCGTTTTGGGTATTTGACCAAAACAGTAAAGAGAAACGATGCTAAATACAACATTTGTTATTATGTTTATTGTCACAACAAAGTAATAATTTGTAACCACTTTTTAGGTCACTAATAATCATTTTGcgtcactttaaaaaaaataatcattttgcGTCAAGAATAATTCTCACAAATAAGTTCAATTATTGTGATTAaagtgttgtcacaataaaataattaattgcaacAATTTTAGTTGTCATCACTAAATCAATTTTGTGTGATAACATATTATGTCACAAATTGTACGTTTATTGTGACCACTATTGGTACCactcaaatactacttttagtgtaTAAAGCGTTGTCACAAACGTcttgagtaattgtgacaacttttcaaaagtcgtcactactacaatagtgacGGATGATATAGTGACAATAGGTTACGACTTCAAAAATTGGCcactaatttcaatagtgaccaaaattggtagttTTGTTGACAACTTTGGTTTTCGCTAACTTTAAAGTACTCACAATTtaagcaaataaataaaaatatatatacaaaatactcACAAAATCTTGTTTAGATGCACCACTTGGTtggatatatattaataaaatttggtgtaagaaTTTAGtgtaggaataaaatttggtgtaattGGTTGGAGATGAAAAAATTAAGTGTAAGAATATGCTGAGAATATTCTTTACGGTGTAAAATTTGGTGTTTTGGGTTGAAGATGGATAAGTGTCTAAATCCCTTATAAGATCACAACTAGGAAACGAAAAATGTGGTGGGTTCCTTGTGGACACCAGACATTAGTCTTCCCATCTGATGGATCTCTAAATCATCGTAATTTACCTCTCCATTATCCTATTAGGTCGGAGTGTAGGAACTTTGGAGGCAAAGAGATTTTATTGCTATATAAAAACCATTAAATCAAATTGTTCTGACCCAATACAAGAAGTTTATCATACTTGAATTTCGCCTTTGTATAAGCTCTTTAgacattgaaaattaaaatttgatagtggCAAATCGAAGGGGTGTGCaaagttcggttaatcgatTGAATCGAAGAATTTCGGTTAATCGTTCTTTACCCGAAAAATTTtagttcggttaatggttaaaggattTGTAAAATTTCGAATGGCtaattcggttcgaaactatcggttaaccgaattaaccgaacaattagttaaaatttaaatatatataaattattaaatatatatggatgtttggactttataatttgtgtttttatgtttgtagtgttgttatggtattgtacatgtttgtatattttcttatgtatttattattatagatattattttaattgaatttattattataggtattatttttaaataaatcttTAGCTTAAAAAActtcggttaatcggttaaccgactGATTAATCGAAAAAACAttggttcggttaattcggtaataAAAAGTTCAGTTCGATTAATGGTTAAACcttttaaaaacttcgattgaaACGGTTCAGTTAAAACTGTGTTCGGTTAACCAATTGCACATCCCTAGGAAATTGGTCTCTATCCACAGTATATTAGTGCAGAGtctaaaaatatcaaaatcaaaTGGCCAACATCAATATTATGCATTCTATCAACTACTGAAAGCTAAGGGTTTTGGCACCAATTTTGATGTAATCCAAACCAAATCGGACATCCAAACAGATTGATTTAAACTGATCgggtttatttaattttcaatttggatTGTTACAAGTCAGAagttttgaattaatttttaatttgattccaAATCAATCCCATCCCAACcaaataatatttgtttcaaTTCCAAAGTACGTGATGAACTACTAGTATTATGGTTACTTTCACAACTGACATATATGGTCACATAAGGAGCTTAGTTAATCAATACACCATATCAAGGGTTAGTAAAAACATCCAAAACCTATTTAGTAGGAGTATTTTAATTACAATGAGGAAATGGTCAAATATATCCctaaatattatacaaaaaagttaattagacattttaatttttaaagttacaaactGATCAACTTGTTATTTTTGTGTATCCAAACCCAAAATTTAGTTAATGATATGTAATTTAATAGCATGTCACTAGGCTTCCGGCAAGACTCTGACAGAATAGGGCAACAATCAGGTGAGAACGAGTGCGTAGGGGAGATATGAACCAATCACAACCATCCATCCTAAAATATCTAACGgattaactataatttttttttaaaatgcggtgaaatttttgtaaataactcaaacttttaaatgcaagtaacatgtgttaaaattcAAGTAACATGTGCAAGTGcacaagtaaaatcacttaaaagtgcaacaatTTACACTTAATAGttcaagtaatttacctttcacatttatgcacttaatgataatGTTTGGTTCAACTAATGATAACGTCAGGTGCATTTAATATTGTCACCCGGTGTACGTTATATTGTgacacttctttttttttttttttttttaaagaatattgtgacttttaatacattttatttggacttttaatatattttacttacaCTCTTGTTGCACTCATGATACTGTTATTTGCACTTTTAaaacaatttacttgcacttcaaattttatattatttacaaaaacgacaccgcatttttttaattactccTGATCCTTCAGATCTTTACAGATAACTGGTTGTGATTGATTCCTAgttctctctctatctatctatacatacatatatatatatatatatatatatatatatatattgttaaatgtgACATGATTATAATAGGTTTACTGATGTtatcaaaaagtaattaaagagttatGCAATTAAATTATAGCATACAAATTCATAAGTtctctatatgtatataattgggATCTCAATTTTCGTTATATGCTAACTATTCATCTTGTAAACACTCATTGatatcttaaaatattattttttttcctaaaatattgattattagATAATGAAATTGTTGCATTTAAATTCTAAAGCagagaaaatataatgtttGCCTCGTatcaacttgtaataaaatctacattttaattaaagtaatataGATTTGAAATAGAAAACTAAAATTTGTGCTACAATAAATAAAGTTTAGTTTATGCAAAGAGAAGACAATGTATTCTTAGAATAATTATAGTGGAACATTCATATTCTTTTAGGATGAAGAGTCAAAAAAAtagctttaatttttgtttaaatagttgaatgaatcaaatgaaattaagtaaatattattatattttaattcttaccaccaaaaaaaattagttgcaaaaagaatagattttttttaatatatatatatatatatatatatatatatatatatatatatatatatatataatgacttAACTTCCATTTTGTgtacattaatttaattattatgataataatataaaaataaaatacctcTCATCATCGTCGTCatcgttgttgttgttattatatataattttcattcatattataacattattaccaacattggctcttattatatttagtaGACACGTGTACTTTATAATATTGTTAGTTgcattatataattttgttaatttcactttaaagtttgaattatttacgaaaaatATAATCGTATATTTTCACTCATTTCTTACTTAGCTTTAAAGTTGTTAGGTCTTCCCATATCGACGGATCTAAGTGATTTTTAGTTCTCTCATGCGTATAGTGTTTTTATTTGAttcaaattctatatatatatataattatatatacctctataatgtattattttaaattataaaattagttgagaattttaatatttagaaattaaaactatactcttatatttttatatttacatgttttTCGATGTCTTTGTTcaactattatttttgtatctgGTTTCTTAATTGTTTTTAGCCCCTAGTTAGGCCCTTATTAACGCTAAAAGAGTAGAAGTATGTACCTGAATGGAACACATTCTAAGAATAATGAAGTCTGATCTTCTTTAC from Ipomoea triloba cultivar NCNSP0323 chromosome 12, ASM357664v1 encodes the following:
- the LOC115999416 gene encoding receptor-like serine/threonine-protein kinase SD1-7; translated protein: MLHSFILLLNYIALIAVVSHAKNTLLSDEVLSSDGRNGTLTFLESQNKLFRLQFLRRQGTQNDLYLGIQYMYGANAKTTIWVSNANEIFSGSLFLKMEGNGRLIVGDGSSDKFFVVNDRQSSVFNSASATLRDDGNLVLTSPNRSHFCWQSFEHPSNVFFPGMKLGLSGIDTQTPSNRVLTSWISDGNPSPGEFELGVNPNQPNELIIKRRGVVYWGSGEWKRQNFTFLDFPAGSGANMTNYSNAKKAYFSLSGGSQLGNGYSFIRLNSRGGIDAFIWNATTKTVEPLAVVVCDPDEALRRGVALSGGCSATSKKAPPPASSLAPAIAPATLAGRTWNWRKHLARWKLAAIVSLVVAIVIALSAVSLFNRFKRRRGYRRGT